The Hordeum vulgare subsp. vulgare chromosome 7H, MorexV3_pseudomolecules_assembly, whole genome shotgun sequence DNA window GTATTTCAAATTTTAACCAAAACAATAAAATTCGTCGAAACATattgatatgagatctagttttaaagatctcatCTCGACATATTTAATGGTCAAAATAATTTTTTAATCAGAATTTtcatttaagagataaaatattttaaaaacaggaACCCCAATAGATTTTCGCTGATATCTTCATGGGGCGTTCCCtcaatgcccccccccccccccccccgcccgcccGCCGCACTCCGGTGAATATCAGGGTCCTATTTTTTGAGGGTGATCCCACTACTTATATTCTTCCAtcatgcatatgcatgagaaataCTAACAACTAATTATATCAAAAACATTAAAACATatgtatttttattttctatttgtgtATCCAAATATCAGACGACTAAGTCTCATGAATATATATTAATCGCAACAAATTTTCATAGCAACGCCCGGGGTATCATTTATTTATCCATCTTAGCTATATTTCCAACCGTTTCCACATATAAAATCACTTAAGAATCGACATAAAAACTAGAACTTGTTTCACTGAAGTTCCATGGTTAAGAGAGTGCAATTTTAGTTGGTTGAGATTTATATCAGGCAAATGAGAATTAGCAAAAGAGAAGACATACCCCAATGAGGAGATCATCAGTTCTGACCCGATGGTAGCCGATGCGGCTTCCGCCGTCGACTACGAAAGGGTTGTAGTGGTCGGCTTTCGGCCTGATTTTCTGGCTGATCTGCACGGGCGGCTCCGGTGACGCGACGTCGAAGATCTCGATGTGCCGGTACTCTGCATCCTCACGTGGCGTGGTCATGGCGGCCTGCATAGACTTCTGGCGGATGGTGGCCACGGCCACCCTGGTCTCGCTGATGGCCGCCGGAGTCATGGCGTCGATGCTCACCGGCGTCACCTGGACAGTCTTCTTGGTGGCGATGTCGTACCGGAAGACGGCCCAGTTCGTCGGGGACTCCCCAGTCCCTCGGTGGAAGAAGATGACGTTGTCGCTGCCCCACGTTGGCCACCCGCCGTCCCTGATGAGGATCTTGCGCCCCAGTCCGCCCTGCGCCGCTTTGTCCACGTTCATTATGACGATGTCGGTGTTGAGGCGCTCGATCTCGCCGGTCCACCTGTTCCCTCGGAAGTTGGCCACCGCCACCATCTTCCCGGACGGCGACACGGCCGGGCTCACATCGTACTGACCTGGCGGGGTGAGGCGCTCGGTCTTGCCGTCGCCGAGGTTGGTCCTGTACACCACGGTCCACGGCGTACGGCGTCTTGTCACCGGCTCCTTGGTGGAGACGTACACGAGCGAGTGGCCGACGGCCCGAGCGCCCACCTTGAAGCCGCCGGCGATGCAGCCGCTGTCCTCCAGCCGCGAACCCCCGAAGGTGTCGGCGCCGTAGACGTCGCCCAGGCTCAGCACCTTCACCGCACCACCTTCGCCGCTGGGGCGCACAAGGGCCACATGCAGCGTCTCGAGCCCGTTGTCCCTCTCGGAGACGAAGACGAGGCCGGCGATGCGGCCCTTCTCGGCGTCGTCCGGCGTGGCGCCGCACTCGGCGGCGAGACCGGGGTTCTTCTTGCCCAGGAACGCGAGGAGATCCTTGAGCGCGGGCGCTGGGATGGCCCGGCCGTTCTGGTTGTAGGAGACGCCGTCGGTGAGgtgcagctcgtcctcccgagaggacGGCGGCGGGTTGGCCGGGCAGGAGTAGATGTCCAGCGGCACCGGCGGGCGGTAGGTCCCGAAGAAGGCGATGCTGCCACGGCCGCTGTCGTCGCCCCCCATGGCTGGCGGGCGTGCGATAGATTGAGCAATAAGTTGTTCTCTGTATCGGTTCCTCTAGCTCTGCTCTGAGTTTGTTTGCTCAGATTGGATGCTTTATTTATAATAAGTGCGGCATTTGTGTGCTCGAGCTCCTCCAATAATCTTGCATTAGAAAATTCTGAAAACTGGATTTTGGAGGGTCAACAAATTCTACATGTTCAATATGTTCCTAAATTTTCACGATGAAAAACATTAACACCGGAGGTAAAAAAAGAAGAAGGCAAAATTGATAATTTTTCATTTGATTTGATATTTTACATCTAGATGTGAAATAAGTATCTTACATCTAAATCCATCACCGTTAGATATGTTTGTCGCTTGTTTTTTCGTGCCCTTTGATTCGTGTCGCTGACCATGTTGAGGATCGTACGTTCCGTTCCTTTGACGTCCCGCGTAGGTagccttttgtttttttttccttccttGTGTGTTGTGTGGCCCGTTGTCCTTGCGTTCGGGCTTGGGCCTGTTTTGCCTTTTGCTTTTTTCACTGGGCTTTTTTCACTGAACTGCTGCGAGACATCTAGGCAATACGTAACGTCTTTATGATTTTTCTATTCTTGACTCTCTCCCTCTCACGTGGACTTGCATCAATCTTTGTGTTTCATCAAAtaaataatttttttgtgttAGATGTGAAATAGTTATCTCACATCTACTccgtccgttcctaaatataagaccttttagagtttTCATTCGACGaccacatacggagcaaaatgagtgaatttacattataaaatatatgtctatgtacatccgtatgtagtttgtagtgtaatctctaaaaggtcttatatttaggaacggatggagtaagtTATTGACCGTTTTATCTATTGATGGAGCCGCAACTGCGATTCACATCGTTCTATAGCGCGCTTCGTCATGGTCATTGTTTTGAACCGTTATCATTTATTTTCCCTATCAACCCGTTATTTAGCCGCCGTGAGGATGGGCTCTGcttgttttctgctttttttgTTCGTTTTTTCAATGGCTTGCGAGATTCGAAAGTCTACCGGCTAACCCATGTAAACCAAGACCGCTCATCGATTTTCCTCTAACTCTGTGTTGTCACTCTCTTACATCTTCCGTTCTCTTTCCTTCATTATCAACCTTTTTGTTCTTTGTAGATTTCTTTCCTTTCACTATTAGCTCTgtctgtttttctttttgtgtccgtttttattttatcttatttctttctttctttttcattttgtcttttttcccttttctcaAATTTGTGAATATTTTTATGAAAACACCTTCTAAATTCATAAATGATTTTTCATATGAAGTGATGTCTCATCTAAGTTTGCCACCATTCTATTTAGTGTCTATAATTTTCATTCAAGCGCTCGATCCCTCGCCTCCCTGGTCACTATTCGTTTGTCGCACATCTTTTTGTTGGCCATTTTGGCTTCACTATTGTCGATCCATTTATCATGACGTGTTGGCAGCCCGTTTCGGTGCGTTATTTCTTGGCCGAGTCATCCGAATGTCTAGTTTATCGGGTTGTTCGTGCCGGACGCACTCTTTTTTAGGCCCATCTTTCGTTTGGCATGTTTGTTTTTTCCTGGACCATTTCCATGGCCCTTTTTTGTTGTTCATTACTAGTCTGTGTTATAGAATTGCAAGCGACATGTCTTCGCTTGTTGTCGCTTCTATATCACGTCCATTTTGTTGTTGCCTGCTCATTTTCTTGCTGCATTTCCTTTTGATTGTTTAATATAGACGACACGAGGAGGATGTGCATGTCAACTAGGGGGTTTGCTCGTCCTTGTTTGTTTGTAAACAAGTTCGGCCTTTTTTCTCACCTCAGTTGCAAGCCCATTGTTTGATTTGTAAGTGTGGTTCTCCGGGCAGATGCTCCTAAGTAGATGAGTGGTGAATATGGTGTCAGTGTGGGCCTCCtaacaacaacaaacatgtaAGCATAGTGATGCCAGTGTGTTAACTGTCAAGACGGGCAAGCATTCATGACTATGAACAACAAACCAACAAGTACATCATGCGCTTACACTCGGTCTCTCCATGATTAGGACACACAACTAACAACAACGCacacaaacataaaaaaaatacgactttagagcatctccaatagcctTTGTATATTGGATTGCTAAAAACTTGTTATAACAAGAGGACAGAGAAAGGCTTACAAAGCCAatatttttttttttgctttgatagcctttgtaTATGAGATTGATATATTTGCATAAAACACATAATGACATAAGTGGACAGTTTGTTATAAACACATTGCAAACTAGCTTACATACATGTATATGTATACTACGACAACTCGCGTCCACGTATACATGCACATCGGTCCGAATTCGAGTCTACTCATTTCCTACGAGAATCAGATTGAGAGTCTTCTCTCTATTCTTATAAATATGATTTCAGTGTGGGTCGACTAAGGGGCTGTTTGGTTTCCAGCTTAAGGTTGCCACATCTAACCTTAGTCACGCCATAATACTTTAGGCATGTGTTTGGTTCATTGCCACACCTGTGGCTTGCCACTCTTTTATAGGTATATGGTCCACATGTCATAGACTTAATTTTTTGCCAAATCTTGTCACACTTGTGGTGTTCATTTTGTTAGCCACACTTTTTGTGGCAGCTACACTTTGCCTAAGGTTAATTGTAGCAaagttagtcatgaaccaaacatgtcctaaacaacaacaaacatgcgTGTATCTAGTGAGTGCAGACTATAATGGCGTCAGTGTGTGAACGGGCAAGACGCGCAAGCATTCATGACCATGAAGAGcaaacaaacatgcatgcatctcaGTGAGCGTACATAATAATAGTGGGGTACGCCCATGGTAACGACTCATCCTAGGAGTTTGGGTACCCGAATCCGAACCGAACTGAACCGAATTATCCGAATTATTCGGGTATCGGGTAagggttcggttctcatttcTTAACTATTCAGTTTTTGGGTTAGGGTTAGGTTCTAGTCTGTAGAACCCAAAATACTCATACTATCCAAATTATTCATATTGTCTaaaattttcatgctattattacactaacttgttacccatactaactaaaatacaCATATTATCAAAAATACCCATACTATCcgagttattcatatcaaaagttgaTGTATGCTTCGAATATTTTGGGTATTTTAAGTACCCGAATTAACCGAACCGAATTTTGGATAATTTGGATTCAGGTTTTTTTTAACAAAGATAATTTTGGTTTTCATTTTCGAATACCCGAATTAGCCATAAACCAAACTATCCAaaccgaaataaccaaaataTCCGAACGCCCAGGTTAAGTGACGACAACCACGGTGAGCACGATGACGTGATGGTAGCCATCGATCTGCACGCCCACGCATGTGCTACCCTCCGTCGAGCTGGGGGCAGTTGGTAGCTGTGCCAGTACTCCGTTGGTCCTGCCCTGACACgtaaaaggctatcaaagcagctGGTGCATGTTCGTCGACACGAAGTTAACTCCTTAAGTGCATGTGCAGCTGCTGGTGCATGTACCGAGTATTAATCAGTTGTTTGACAAGTCTCTCTGGGTGGCCAGTTAAGGTATTGAGTAAGCCAGCCCCTCCCTCAACCACCTTCTTCAACTCCAACTGTGGTTGCAAGGGCTCCTTGATACTCCAGTAGATTGGATCTAACCAGTGGAATATGTATAGTACGTGACACGTCTCATTATCATCCAAATTCATAAGAAGAGACGACTCCTTCCCTTCCGGTTTACAGGGCTTATTATATATCAACAAAATAGTTTCTCCATTTTACAAGTCTAGATTTTTTACTCCCACTCAAATGTTAAGATTTTATGGCGCATTAAATGGTTCCATGCATTAGTCAGTGAGTTTTTTCTTAAGCCTTGAGGAAAACAAACCCATTAATTGGGTACTTCAGAAAACCACATAAATTATTCCACCACTCGCCATCTACCTTGGTTGGTGAGAttttttcatgatgctctttgttACTCCTCATAGAGTAGATTCctttaggctggtcatagtgaagagtatcatatagtagtatcatgcatatgataataCTGTATGATATTATCTTCATAATCAGTGGCGGAGACACCGCCGAGCGACCCTGGGCACTTGTCCAGGCTCGCTGGCTGGCACCGCCCACGGATTAATAAAGGACTAAACCATGTTCGGCATCTTGCTTTACACAGGTAAAAAATAATTTAGGCCTTCGTTTCTTAGGTTCACAGCCTAACTGAACTCCAGTCTGCAGTCCAGGCAGAAACAACTTCCGTAACACGAGTTCACGTGGTGAGGACATACGTACAATCGACGAATGGATCGCTCAACATCCCTATCTCTTTGTTTCTCACAGGTGGCGAGCGCAGGGACTGGCGGCTAGAACCCTAGATGGCGAGACGCATTGCCGGCATGGAGCGGATGCCAAGTGCCCAGGCAATCTACTCGTCCCTCAAGGCGTCAACCCCTCCTTTCTCTCAATCGGATGCGGCAGCTCCTTCAATAAGAAAACTAAGAATCCTCCGCCGAAATTAAGGTTAGGGAATAGGGATCCCTCATCTCTTAATAATCTGTCTGAGCCAAGTATTCATGCAATATTTCTTTGAGATCAGCTGCCAAATTCTGTCTATGATCTTTAGAGCCAATATCTCTGTAATATATGTGCGTTTTTCGTTCAGAACTAATGATATCTCTATGAATTTGCACGTGTGTTAGCTAATCCCTTGATTGAATTGTCTTTCCAATCAAAAACTGTACTAGGGGCCGGCAGGGCTGGATTCTATTTTCACTTGTAGaataaagggccttttgtcccggttcataaggaCCTTCTGCCCGGTTTTGGgaccgggacaaaaaggtcgttactaatgccctttgcttttagtcccggttcttagacGAACCGGGACAGGTGGGCCTCCatgtggccgctgcggccaggccagacaggggggcctttagtcccggttgatgacaccaaccgggaccaaaaggcatccacgcgtcagcaccttgCTGGAGCTGAGttttttttaaaggggctggtttaggggttaatttaggttgttattagctagctaatagagaaaagtgtcctctcttatatatctccgtgcttggtcatccgtcgtgctttgtcgaacatatttacaaaatgtagacacgagttacatgcacatatatgcatcttttttacactatatcattttatatcattttcgtcgaatggcaatagtattctaatcgatcatctaacaactcatcatcaacttaatcatataccaagttatcatatgatacacataaaataaaacagagaaacattataatatatatatatatatcatcatatgcatcatgcatcctaattaatcgaccatgtcaagtaataatataaactagaataacttgtctctcataagacctagtcctcgctcttagatataatgtcataaaatagaagacctatggctccatgatgaatcccagagatccaacggtcttcagcttgtggcttgcgaaccttctttatttctctccatgcttcaatttggagtctttttgatcttgatttgaagttaatcaagtattgagcatagaactcagccctcagcgggcttctaattctcatttgacattctgggtccattaacggaggcactacatcatgtggcagttgctgttgaagaaacataataataacctagttagcaatgtaatcaacaccatttatgcaatagtcgagcgtacttaattaggaaactcttaccaagacatttcggcgaatgtcatctggactcaacctatgcactagtggcatgtaaaatgaataattttggccaattccaaaatgatacgggaaggtatccctagaagccagaacaatagcaacaagaaagtggagaagatcatccttctcctcccaagttagatgtgatccatacgtgtagtgtgtcgtgtcaattaattttcgtaattcagtcgaagcaacgaaataagctgtaaattataatttaacaaatttagtatatagatgaacaccaactatttctaaatataaatgcaaattacttcacatggaggtaaaataggaagcatatcatcgacaaccacacaaattttgtaataatttaatgtttcaaaaatattagaaattttgtaattgtccacaagatgtgggcattatataaaccattcaaaacgaccacatgtgctacgatcattcaaaggacaatttgggttgttgttgttgtttgtacaatatgtaacatgatataattataactatggcccaataactaggaacctgcaacgtgtggccaaagttttcatatacgatgaacaccacatgacatgtaaattgcgagaggaaaacaggttgactacaccaactatttataaatataaatgcaaattacttgacaaatatggttgagaaactcacatggaggtaaaacaggaagcatatcatcgacaaccacccaaatgtcgatgttgtctggcatattatcttcaagaCGAAGATCGAATgtgatttccattcccttctgaaatccttatgccttgcaaagatctttccACTTTGGGCATCCAAATTCTGtctgaaaaactgaattaaatacttggataacaaatgtgtgaccatgtatagttcttagcttagcgctcctcgtctcaattctctcgtggtcttcgaaaccgagcctctccaacacataccttcttgcatgacAAGGGAGGTACATATCGCGGTTCTCGTCaaacttcatgctgaagaacctatcgtctcgcaggtgaggcatgtcgcacatatcccgagtgatggggttatagtcctagggtagggtcataggcctgccctgtaggtcctacccaaggactacccctcgcaaaggactagacccttagtcagttccgactgaattaaggagtccctgtcatccagtcggtaacgtaccctcgatcatccagtcggagactagcattcggagcataacaagctaaccgactggataccactcggtacatcgtaaccccctggagggaaacggtcgtacgtttccaggtgcatttattagcatttaggacgtgcgttacctgtaacgtacacattcaatcgccattattccacccctgtaccggaaccgttgtggagggcagcgcactctatataagccaccctcctccgctggtaaaggggttagcaactcattgtattccctattccactcgacaacaagctccctgagcactgagacgtagggctattacctccaccgcagaggggcctgaactcatacatcctcgccgtagctaggactctgcccatccttttcgtaccctagacatctactgtcaggcttatacccacgacagttggcgcccaccgtggggcaggcgtctaagcgacttccggcgagtttgcgactacttcctttcgtcatgtcgtccggtggaggttcgagcatgggtcaccagatcttcttcggcgctctctccttcatcgtcgatgattcggcgtggcttcgggatgctcctctcgacgtcgaggcgcttccccgtcgtggggctacgcacttccgtgccggtgcccgcggcattcttcttctccaacagtcgactccggtgtcgacccgcaccgtcgtcacgcgccgcagcaagcggtctcgccgtccgcggctccagcgttgggtgcaacacgcccaggcgcgccagaacgcatcttcacaagtggcagttctagagtctgttgtggttgccccgctgtcccagcactcggactcggtttcgACTGAGTTTCCTTTCGAGTATGCGGGTCGCAGGCTCGCAGCAGAAGtatacatggccaactcccatgaagatccccgtcaagctagccgaagcgagcgcgaggtcggcgaaacgcccggcgcgcgccgtccaccttgccgttctgccagtcggcacactcggcggagcaacgtagagttgttccgcacacccctcctcaacttggctgcggctgccaagatagccgattccctccagccgactgattcagaggcaggaagagggatcgagcagatccgagccctgttgcacacggcgcagcagcagaattcggcggtctcctagtcgcacaacaggatccataacagttccattcatgcgaatacgcatcggtcagttcatagccctggttcccatcagcgccgcaggggaggcagccgttccacgaatcacgaagatcgctgccgctcacgcacccctccgcggggtggaccctatgggtcccgacatcatgatgatcggcgtttagtcggcgacacttacgaccctagacccgacgcaagagggcgtatcgcccagcgaagagtcgacaggggccgagcccaccgtgatggtcacgatatggaccgtccaagtggaagcaggaccatcgtgtctggtcccgagtgttttagtcgagccatccgctcggctgacatcccgcccaacttccgattggcggcgggaatcagtaagtttacaggagagtccaagccagaaacatggctagacgactaccgagtggcagtccagatcggaggaggggacgaccatgtcgccatgaagcacctccctctgatgctcgacggctcggcgcgagcgtggctgaatcagttatccccctcgagcatctacagttggacagatctggcccgagtgttcatcaagaccttcgaagggacgtgcaagcgtcctgcgggcctcgtggagctccagcattgcatcTAGAAACCGAATGAGCccgtgcgcgacttcatccagcgttggacaactctctaccacacggtggagaacgtcatcgagcatcaagcagtctgcgccttcaaggcaggcgtgcggtacagagagctgtacctgaagttcggtcgaacatgtgacatctccatgagcaagatgatggagatagcagctcgctacgcaaatggcgaagaagaagaccgcatccgaagcggcaagcacaagacagtcggcgacggagatggaaggaacactcggaagcaaaagcaaaaagcttcatccactccgcaggaagaagctgcagtcgtgaccaatgccaagttcaagggcaaagggaaggcgcagtttacccccaagaagaagccgttcaataatcccatcctggaccaaccatgcccggttcatacgaagatggacgaagagggcaaccccatatatccgaagcataccactcggcagtgccgcctcctgatccatgggttcggcgaagggcaaccgagtgagaaggtcaatgaacaagatgaggaggataaggaggatccgttcccccaagtccatgcgacactcatgatttttgctgacgtcgaaagcaagagtcgactgaagctggtgaacagggaggtcaacatggccactccaaccaaccccaagttccttaaatggtctcagactgcgatcacctttgaccagtcggatcatccagcgcatgttcccaccccaggaagacaagctctggtcgtcgacccagtggtggaaggagtccgactgcgcaaagtcctcatggacggcggcagcggtttgaacatcatgtacgccgacactctcaaggggatgggcattccgatgtccaaactcagcgagagcagtatgcagttccatggagtcgtccctggacggaaggccaagtcactcggccagatcgcgttggacgttgttttcggctccgacaagaactttcgcaaggaaaagctcacatttgagttggtggatttccagagcgcttaccacgcaatcctgggccgcccggcgtatgtgagtttcatggctcgtccatgctacgtatacttgaagctgaagatgccaggcccaaaaggcgtgatcaccatcataggcaatcggcagcgagccgaagaatgcttgcagcaaggatcaagaatcgccgaccagcagatggccgtcctcgagctcgacgagtacaagaaaacagtcgaccccgtcgacatgatgcgctcgaagaagccagcttcagaatccgcattccagtcggtaggagagacgaagaaggtcagcatccacccgacggacgacactgctgccccgacgaacatctccaccaccctcgatcctaaataggaagccgagctcacccaattcctccgtgagaactgggacatcttcgcatggaaaccctctgacatgccaggtgtacccagggagttggctaagcaccgacggcatgtggaccccgtcgcttggcccgtccgagagcgcttgcgctggtccgccgcgcacaagaggaaagcaatcggggaggaggtggccaagctgctggcagccaacttcattcgcgaggttcaccactccgagtggctcgccaatgttgtcatggtgcccaagaaggacaagtcgctccgaatgtgcatcgacttcaagcacctcaataaggcctgcccgaaggaccattttccgctcccccgcatagatcaaattgtcgattcgactacggggTGCAAgcatttgtcatttcttgatgcctactcgggctatcatcagatccgtctgtatggtcccgatgaattaaagacagcctttatcaccccattcgggtgcttctgctacatcactatgccatttggtttgaagaatgcaggagctacctttatgcgcatgatccaaaattgccttctcgaccagatcggtcggaatgtggaggcatatatggatgatatcgtagtcaagtcacgcaaaggttccgacctgctgactgacttagcagaaacattcgccaaccttcgtaggtacgatatcaagctcaaccccgccaaatgttcattcggcgttcccagcggaaagttactcagtttctttgtttccgaacgagggatcgatgtcaaccccgaaaagatcgggaccatcgttcgaatggagaggccggtcagaatacacgacgttcaacggctcacaggttgcctagcggctttgagcaggttcatcagtcgactcggcgagaaagcacttcctctgtaccgactcatgaagaaatcagatactttcgagtggacagatgaagcccaagtcgcattcgacgacctcaaagtcctactttccacctagccggttcttactgctccgctcagtaaagaaccccttcttctgtacatcgcggctacaaatcaagtcgtcgatactgttcttacagtcgaacgagaagaagaaggcaaagcatacaaagttcagcgaccagtgtactacgtctccgaggtcctgactccttacaagcagaggtatccccactatcaaaaacttatctacgggatttacatgactgcaaagaaggtggctcattatttccaagaccactcggtgtctgtcgtttctgatgctccgttgtcggaaattctccacaatcgagacgcttcaggccgagtggcgaagtgggcaatggagatgctgtactgcgatatcaagttcgaggccaagaaagctattaagtctcaagccctggctgacttcatagcagaatgggtagaacaacagcaaccgactcacatctactcggcccattggacaatgttctttgatggatccaagatgttgaatggctccggcgctggcgttgtgatcatatcgccaaagggcgacaaactcaagtacgtgctgcagatacacttcgattcctccaacaacgaggcggagtatgaagctctcctctacggattgcgcatggccatctcactcggcgtccgtcgcctgatggtc harbors:
- the LOC123412702 gene encoding uncharacterized protein LOC123412702, which gives rise to MGGDDSGRGSIAFFGTYRPPVPLDIYSCPANPPPSSREDELHLTDGVSYNQNGRAIPAPALKDLLAFLGKKNPGLAAECGATPDDAEKGRIAGLVFVSERDNGLETLHVALVRPSGEGGAVKVLSLGDVYGADTFGGSRLEDSGCIAGGFKVGARAVGHSLVYVSTKEPVTRRRTPWTVVYRTNLGDGKTERLTPPGQYDVSPAVSPSGKMVAVANFRGNRWTGEIERLNTDIVIMNVDKAAQGGLGRKILIRDGGWPTWGSDNVIFFHRGTGESPTNWAVFRYDIATKKTVQVTPVSIDAMTPAAISETRVAVATIRQKSMQAAMTTPREDAEYRHIEIFDVASPEPPVQISQKIRPKADHYNPFVVDGGSRIGYHRVRTDDLLIGNNVAAPTKSFDKIHSPHIDVGLFRVTGVFPTISKDGSKLAFVDNEFKAVWLADTQGLRVVYEKRGPNSVFSTAWNQNPDKDTLYVCVGPSFSASKPLEIYAISNASGPSAGRKVQRLTAGNFNNAFPSSNAQGDKFVFRSTRDGGKEKFHKNLYIMEDAEEGEFGEGTVKRLTNGPWTDTHCSWSPKGDWIVFSSTREMPASAPEKAFLDAGYFAVYLVKVSNPTVVVRVVQSSATLAGHVNHPIFSPDMRSIVFASDLAAVSNEPISMPVFLHSVRPYGDILSVDLRDTDDITKNKDIQEFHRITHSRYEYSTPTWTKFATNDPNEQWNMLAAKGSTPFRPACPYMYPDGGEGWHMAGHLTIPKRCC